In the Cloacibacillus sp. genome, CCCGCCGCGCGTGAATTCATCGAATACGCGAAACGTATGATTCCTGAAATGTAGCTGCCGCCGTCATCTCTCCGAATTGCGGACGGCTGTGAAATTTTTTCACAGCCGCTTTTAATTATTGTCGCTTTATCAAAGAAGAGATAGATAATACCATTAATAACGGTAAATCAAACGACAGAGGTCACCGCAATATGATAGATAACATGATGCTCATCACCCTCTTTGACTCCCTCTATCCCTGCTGGACGGAGGAGATGCTTGCTCGGGAGGGCGTGGACCTCTCCGCGCTGGAAAAACTCGTAAAAGAGGGTCTGATCCGGCAGGAGGCGGGCGTCTATTCGCTCAGCGAGGCCGGCGTCTCCGAATTTAAACGCCTTGCGCTGGAAAACTTCATCGAAGAAAAACCCGGAGAGGCTCCGCGGGACCGCGCGCGCTCCGCAAGGGCGGGAAACTTTCTCAAGCGTCTTAACGCCGCCCACCTGCAGCGCTGGGGCATAAAACAATACTACACCTCACCCGTACTGGAAATATTTCCGCGGGTCGACGGCGAAGAGCTCTTCCGTGTGGCGGGCAACGAACTGACCTGGCCCTACATGGATGGGAAAGAGGAGCGGGAGATGGAAGAAAAATTCCCCCTCTTAGGGCTTCGCGGACGAAAAGAGCGTATGGCCGCCGCCGTCGAGAGGTCAGCCCAATGGCTTGAGGAAAAACGGGCGCTGGTTGACACCTTCACTCCCGATATCCTCTACGTCTGCCGCTACGACTACCTGCAATACGAGAACTTTAAGGGGCATCCAAACGACCCATTGCGGTTCATCAACACCGACCGCTTCCTCTTCATCTTCGACAGCGGAGATGAGGCGGAGGAGCTGCGCGAAATCGGCAGATTCAGGCGGTGGGTGACATTCCAGCGCCTCGTCATGATGCCCGATTTCTTTGATATAGATACCCAGGAACAGGACAGCATCTGCCAGCTGCTGCTCGTATCAGAGAGCGAGCCGCAGGCCGCCGCACGGGCCGAGAGGCTTGCGCGGTTTGGCACGGCGCTCACGGCGGGGGCCGAGCCGTTTGAGATATGGACACTCTCAGAGGAGGCGCTCGTCGCCGTCAAAGATAAACGTGAAATCATCTGGGAGCTGCTGCCGGACATCGCCCATCCTGTGCGCCGCATGTCGGCGGGCGCCGGCTGACGCTAAATGGGCTTTGCGTGACAGAGCCATGAAGATATCGAAAAATACCCTAAAGGGAACACTATGCGTCATCGCGGCGGGCATGTGCTGGGGCACGACGGGAACGATACAGGCCTTCACGCCGAAGGGAGCCTCCTCGCTCTCCATCGGCGCGGCGCGCGTCGTCTTCGCGGGCGTCGTGCTTCTTATATATATGCTGATAAAAAAGAGGGGAGGACTCTTCCGCGGCGGCTGGAGCGTGAAGGGCGTGCTGCTTGCCGCGGCTGGGCTTGCCGCCTACCAGCTCACCTTCTTCTCCGCCGTGCGTCTTACCGGCGTCGCTGTAGGTACGATGGTGGCGATCGGCAGCGCCCCGCCGGTCGCGGGCATCTTCGGGCGGATACTATTTAAAGAACAGCTGCCGTGGCGTTGGTACGCCGCCACCATACTGGCGGTGACCGGCTGCGTCATGCTCGTACTGGGCGGCAACACCGGCGCCCTCTCCGTCTCCGCCCTCGGCGTCTTTCTCGCCTTCAGCGCCGCGCTCTCCTACGCGCTTGAGGGAGTGGGGCTGCGCCTCATAAAGCGTGACCCCTATGACGTTATTGCGGTCGTCAGCGCCGTAAGCGGCCTCATGGCGCTGCCGTGGCTGCTTGCCGGTGACATCTCCTGGATGCTTGAGCCGCGCGGCGCCCTCTGCATGGGGCTGCTGACCTTCCTCAGCACCATCATTCCGTACACGTTATTTACTATCGGAATACAGAATATTGAACTTGGGACGGCCTATACCCTGTCGCTCTCCGAGCCGCTCACCGCCTGGCTCCTCTCTACAGTGCTGCTTGGCGAACGTCTATCATGGATTGCTTCGCTTGGCGTAGGCATACTTTTTTGCGGTATTTTGCTGCTTGCCTGCAATAAAAATAAAGGCTGACGGTCAT is a window encoding:
- a CDS encoding DMT family transporter; this encodes MKISKNTLKGTLCVIAAGMCWGTTGTIQAFTPKGASSLSIGAARVVFAGVVLLIYMLIKKRGGLFRGGWSVKGVLLAAAGLAAYQLTFFSAVRLTGVAVGTMVAIGSAPPVAGIFGRILFKEQLPWRWYAATILAVTGCVMLVLGGNTGALSVSALGVFLAFSAALSYALEGVGLRLIKRDPYDVIAVVSAVSGLMALPWLLAGDISWMLEPRGALCMGLLTFLSTIIPYTLFTIGIQNIELGTAYTLSLSEPLTAWLLSTVLLGERLSWIASLGVGILFCGILLLACNKNKG